Part of the Streptomyces antimycoticus genome, ACGGTGTTCAGATACTCCTGCGAGTGGTTGTAGCCGAGGATCGCGCGGTCCAGATCGGCCTTGACGGACAGATCGCGGCCGTCCGCGCAGAGGTAGTTGCCCGCGGCGAGGGCGGCGTCATAGACGTTGTTGGGGTCCTTCTCGCCGTCACCGTTGCCGTCCCGCCCCCAGTTGGCCCAGGTGGACGGGATGAACTGCATGGGGCCGACCGCGCGGTCATGCGTACTGTCGCCGTCGTAGGCACCGCCGTCGGTGTCCTTGATCAGGGCGAAGCCGTCGCCATTGAGGACCGGGCCGAGGATGGGGGAGACGGTGGTGCCGTCGGCCTCCACATTGCCGCCGCGGGCCTGGCCGGACTCGACCTTGCCGATCGCGGCGAGCAGCTGCCAGGGCAGATTGCAGCCGGGGTTGGACTCCCTCAGGGCCGCTTCCGCCTTCTTGTAGGCGTCCAGCACGCTGGCGGGTATGCCCGCCTCGGGCTTGGTGTTGCCGCTACCGGGGAGCCCGGGCAGATCGATCGAGGAGCCCGGCTTGTCCGGGGTGACCAGCGGTGGCAGATCGGTGTGGTACGACGAACCACCGTCAATGGGGGTGTCTTCGGGCGCCGGTGCCTCCCCCGCCCGCTGCTCCCGGTGCCGGTCGCCCTGGTCGGAGTCGGCGAAGCCGGGTGCCTGAGACGCGGTGAGGGCGGCCATCGCAGCCGCCGCCACCGCCGTCGTGGCGGCCCCCTTGCGCAGTCGTCGGCCGATTAGCGGTGCCATCCGTGTGTCCCTCCCGTCGAACACAGTGCGCTCCCCCGGCGCGTCAACTCTGGTGACACTACGACAACTTATGGCCCGCAGCTACCGGTGCAAACACCGCATCGGTGGAACCCTCAGTGAGCCGCCGATTCCCAGTCCGACCCGGATCCTACCGATACATCCAGCGGAGCGCTCAAGTTGAAGGCGCCCGTCATCTCCCGGCGGACCAGCTCCTCGACCCGCTCCCGCTCACCGGACGCGATCTCCAGCACGATTTCGTCGTGGACCTGCAACAGCATCCGCGACGAGAGTTTCTCCCTCGTCAACGCCGCGTCCACCTTGAGCATCGCGATCTTCACGATATCGGCGGCGGTGCCCTGGATCGGGGCGTTGAGCGCCATCCGCTCGGCCATCTCGCGGCGCTGGCGGTTGTCGCTGGTGAGGTCCGGGAGATAGCGGCGGCGGCCGAGCATGGTCTCCGTATAGCCGGTGGCGCGTGCCTCCTCGACGACCCGCTGCAGATAGTCGCGCACCCCGCCGAACCGCTCGAAGAAGTTCTCCATCAGCTTGCGGGCCTCATCGGGGGTGATGCCGAGCTGCTGGGAGAGGCCGAACGCCGAGAGGCCGTACGCCAGCCCGTAGGACATGGCCTTGATCTTGCGGCGCATCTCCGGGTCGACCGCCGACTTGTCGACGGAGAAGACCTGGGAGGCGACCGTGGTGTGCAGGTCCTCACCGGAGGTGAACGCCTCGATCAGGCCCTCGTCCTCGGAGAGATGGGCCATCACGCGCAGCTCGATCTGGCTGTAGTCGGCGGTCATCAGCGACTCGAAGCCGTCACCGACGACGAAGCCGCGCCGGATCGCCCGGCCCTCGTCCGTGCGCACCGGGATGTTCTGCAGATTGGGGTCGGTGGAGGAGAGCCGGCCGGTGGCCGCCACGGTCTGGTTGAAGGTGGTGTGGATGCGGCCGCCGGGGGCGATGGTCTTGATCAGGCCCTCGACGGTGGAGCGCAGCCGCGCCTGCTCCCGGTGGCGCAGCATGATCACCGGGAGCTCGTGGTCGGTCTGCGCGGCCAGCCACGCCAGCGCGTCGGCGTCCGTGGTGTATCCGGTCTTGGTCTTCTTGGTCTTGGGCAGGCCCAGCTCGCCGAAGAGCACCTCCTGGAGCTGCTTGGGCGAGCCGAGGTTGAACTCATGGCCCACCGCGGCGTGCGCCTCCTGCACGGCGTGCTGCACGGCGGCCGCGAACTGCTGCTCCATGCGCTCCAGCCAGCCGCGGTCGGCGGCGATGCCCGACCGCTCCATCCGGGCCAGCAGCTCGGAGACGGGCAGCTCCATGTCGTGCAGCAGCCCGGCGGCGCCCACGTCCTTCAGGCGGCCGCCGAACGCCTCGCCCAGGTCCAGGATCGTCCGCGCCTTGATCATCAGGGCGTCCCGCTCGGCCTCGTCATCGGCGCCGAAGGCCAGCTGTCCGCTGTCCGCGGCGACCGCCGGGGACAGCTCACGGCCCAGGTACTCCACCGACAGGGCGTCCAGCTCGAAGGAGCGGCGGCCGGGCTTGACCAGATAGGCCGCGAGGGCGGTGTCCATGGTGACGCCCGCGACCGACCAGCCGTGCTCGGCGAAGACCCGCATGATGCCCTTGGCGTTGTGCAGCACCTTGGGGCGGTCCGGGTCCGCGATCCACTCGGCGAACGCCCGCTCATCGGCCTCGTCCAGCTGCGAGGGGTCGAAGAACGCGGCGGGGCCGGAGCCGGTGGCCAGCGCGATCTCGCTGACACTGCCGCTGCCCAGCGCCCAGGTGTCGACCGTGGCCAGGCCCAGCGGGGCGTCGCGGTGGCTCTCCAGCCAGGGGGCGAGCTCGCCCGCGCCCAGCACCACGCCGTCGACCGCGATACCCGGCTCCGCGGCCGCGGGCTCGTCCGCCGCCGCGCCCGGGTCGACGGCCATGATCCGGTCGCGGAAGTTCTGGTGGCGGAACTCCAGCGCGTCCAGGATCACCGAGAGCGCCTCCCGGTCGTACGGAGTGCGCCCCAGCCCCTCGGGGCCGGCGGCCAGCTCCACATCCCGCACCAGCTCGGTCAGCTGGCGGTTGAGCTTGACGGACTCCAGGTGGTCGCGGAGCTTCTCGCCGACCTTCCCCTTGACCTCGTCGACCCGCTCCACCAGCTCCTTGAACGAGCCGAACTGGTTGATCCACTTCGCCGCGGTCTTCTCGCCGACGCCCGGGATGCCGGGGAGGTTGTCCGACGGGTCGCCGCGCAGGGCCGCGAAGTCGGGGTACTGGGCCGGGGTGAGGCCGTACTTCTCGTGCACCTTCCCGGGGGTGAACCGGGTCAGCTCGGAGACGCCCTTGGTGGGGTAGAGCACCGTGACATGGTCGGTGACCAGCTGGAACGAATCCCGGTCGCCGGTGACGATCAGTACGTCGAAGCCCTGCTCCTCGGCCTGGGTGGCGAGGGTGGCGATCACGTCGTCGGCCTCGAAGCCGTCCACCGCGAAGCGCGTGATGTTCATGGCGTCGAGCAGCTCGCCGATCAGCTCGACCTGACCCTTGAACTCGTCGGGGGACTTGGAGCGGTTCGCCTTGTACTCCGTGAACTGCTCGGAGCGCCAGGTCTTGCGCGAGACGTCGAACGCCACGGCGAGGTGCGTGGGCTGCTCATCACGGAGCGTGTTCGCCAGCATCGAGGTGAAGCCGTAGATCGCGTTGGTGGTCTGGCCGGTGGTCGTGTTGAAGTTCTCCGCCGGCAGCGCGAAGAACGCCCGGTATGCCAGGGAATGCCCGTCCAGCAGGAGCAGGCGGGGACGGTCCTCCCCCGTGCGGTCGGGCGCGGGCGCTGCGGTCTTCTTCGATGCTTTCTCTGCCACGCCCCCGATCCTGCCACGGCCCACCGACAATGCCTCCCGCCCGGCCACCGGACCGGACCGCCCCCGGCCACCGGACCGGACCGCCCCCGGCCACCGGACCGGACCGGGCACAAGACCGGACCGGGCCCCGTACAAGATCGGAGCAGACGGCACTCAAGATCGCGCCCCCGCACAGCCGGACCGGGCCGCCGCCTCGGCTGTCGTAGGCCCGTGACAGGATTTGACCCACAGGTCCACGCACAGGTCCCGCAACGCTCGAGCCCGAGGGGAACGACGATGGCAGCCAAGCCGCCCGCAGGCGATCCGATCCAGGACGCGCCCGAGGTCACACCCCCGCAACATGCCGCCGCCGGGCTGCCGGCCGTGGGGCATTCACTGCGCATCGCCCAGCAGCAGATGGGGGTGCGCCGCACCGCGCTCACCCTCCTGCGCGTCAACCAGAAGAACGGCTTCGACTGCCCCGGCTGCGCCTGGCCCGAGCCGGACAAGCGCCATGCGGCCGAGTTCTGCGAGAACGGGGCGAAGGCCGTCGCCGAGGAGGCCACCCTTCGCCGGGTGACCCCCGACTTCTTCGCCGCCCACCCGGTGGCCGACCTCGCCACCCGCAGCGGCTACTGGCTCGGTCAGCAGGGCCGGCTCACCCAGCCGATGTATCTGGACGAGGGCGCCGAGCGGTACGAGCCGGTGTCCTGGGACCGGGCCTTCGACATCATCGGCGACGAGCTGACCGCGCTCGACTCCCCCGACGAGGCGGTCTTCTACACCTCGGGCCGCACCAGCAACGAGGCGGCCTTCCTCTACCAGCTCTTCGCCCGCGAATTCGGCACCAACAACCTGCCCGACTGCTCCAACATGTGCCATGAGTCCTCCGGCTCGGCACTCACCGAGACCCTCGGCGTCGGTAAGGGCAGTGTGCTGCTCGAGGACCTCTACCAGGCCGACCTGATCATCGTGGCCGGGCAGAACCCCGGCACCAACCACCCGCGCATGCTCTCGGCCCTGGAGAAGGCCAAGGCCGGCGGCGCGAAGATCATCTCCATCAACCCGCTGCCCGAGGCCGGGCTGGAGCGGTTCAAGAACCCGCAGAACGCACGCGGCATCGCCGGCGGCGGCACCGCGCTCACCGACCTCTTCCTGCAGATCCGGCTCGGCGGCGACCAGGCCCTCTTCCGCCTCCTCAACAAGCTCATCCTGGAGACAGAGGGAGCCACCGACGAGGAGTTCATCGGCGAGCACACCCATGGCTTCGAGGAGTTCGCCAAGGCCGCCCGCGACGCCGACTGGGACGAGACGCTGCGCGCCACCGGCCTCGACCGCGCCGACATCGACAGCGCGCTGCGCATGGTCCTGGACTCCCAGCGCACCATCGTGTGCTGGGCGATGGGCCTGACCCAGCACAAGCACTCGGTGCCCACCATCCGGGAGGTCGTCAACTTCCTGCTGCTGCGCGGCAACGTCGGCCGCCCCGGCGCCGGGGTCTGCCCGGTGCGCGGCCACAGCAATGTGCAGGGCGACCGCACCATGGGCATCTTCGAGCGCCCCGCCCCGGCCTTCCTGGACGCCCTGGAGCGCGAGTTCGGCTTCGCCCCGCCCCGCGAGCACGGCTTCGACGTCGTACGGGCCATCCGCGCGCTGCGCGACGGCCAGGCGAAGGTCTTCTTCGCCATGGGCGGCAACTTCGTGGCGGCCTCCCCCGACACCGAGGTCACCGAGGACGCGATGCGCGCCGCGCGGCTGACCGTCCATGTCTCCACCAAGCTCAACCGCTCCCATGTGGTCACCGGGGCGCGGGCGCTGATCCTGCCCACCCTCGGCCGCACCGAGGCCGATCTGCAGGGCGGCGGCCCGCAGTTCGTCACCGTCGAGGACTCCATGGGCATGGTGCACGCCTCCCGCGGGCGCCTGGAGCCCGCGAGCTCCCATCTGCTCTCCGAACCGGCCATCGTCTGCCGGCTGGCCCGCCGGGTGCTCGGCCCCGAAAGCCACACCCCCTGGGAGGAGTTCGAGAAGGACTACGCGCGGATCCGCGACCGTATCGCCGCCGTCATCCCCGGCTTCGAGGACTTCAACGCCCGGGTGAGCGACCCCTCCGGTTTCGCCCTGCCGCACGCCCCGCGCGACAGCCGCAGCTTCCCCACCACCACCGGTAAGGCCAACTTCACCGCGGCCCCCGTCGAGTACCCCAAGGCGCCCGAGGGCCGGCTGCTTCTGCAGACCCTCCGCTCCCACGACCAGTACAACACCACCATCTACGGCCTGGACGACCGCTACCGCGGCATCAAGAACGGCCGCCGGGTGGTGCTGGTGCACCCCGAGGACGCCCAGGAGCTCGGGTTCGCCGACGGGAGCTACGCCGACCTGGTCAGCGAGTGGACGGACGGCACCGAGCGGCGCGCCACCGGCTTCCGCGTGATCCACTACCCGACCGCGCGCGGCTGCGCCGCCTCGTACTACCCGGAGACCAACGTCCTGGTCCCGCTGGACGCCACCGCCGACACCAGCAACACCCCGGCGAGCAAGTCCGTGGTGGTCCGCCTGGAACAGACACCCCCGGCCTAAGCGTTTGCTCAGTCACCTGGTAAGAAGGTGGCCACCACAAGCAATCGAACGGAGCCGGTCCGATGGGCGAGCAGACCAGCGTGAAGTTCCCGCAGGAGGTCATCGACGAGTACGCGGCGCTCGGCGTGGACCTTCCCGCGCTGTTCTCCGCCGGGCACCTGGGCACCCGCATGGGCGTGCAGATCCTGGAAGCCTCCGCGGACCGCGTCGTGGCCACGATGCCCGTGGAGGGCAACACCCAGCCGTACGGACTGCTGCACGGCGGGGCCTCCGCCGTGCTGGCCGAGACTCTCGGTTCGGTCGGCTCGATGCTCCACGGCGGCAGCGGGCGGATCGCGGTCGGCGTCGACCTCAACTGCACCCACCACCGCGGAGTGCGCTCCGGCCTGGTCACCGGTGTCGCCACCCCCGTCCACCGGGGCCGCTCCACCGCCACCTACGAGATCGTCATCAGCGATGAGCAGGACCGGCGGGTGTGCACCGCCCGCCTCACCTGCCTGCTGCGCGAGGTCGACGAGGCCGGCCAGGCCAAGACGGTCGCCGAGGTCACCGAGGCCAAGGAGCGCGGCGAAGCGTGACGCCCGGCGGGCCGGACGCCCCGGGGCGGCGTCCGGTGCCCCGCTTCCGGCCCCGGGCGGCGCATGGTGCCCCGGCGGTCCGGCCCTCGCGTAACGGCCGGCGTCATCGCCGTTGTCCCCCCCGGGAGGCCGGGTCTAGCGTGACTCCCCATGGGGGCAACGACCCGGGCGGGCTCCTGGCCCGCCACCGCTTGTGGCTGCGCTCTCGTACTCGCCGTGACACTGACCGGATGCGGCGGATCCGGTTCCGGCGGCTCCGACGACTCTCGCGGCTCGGGTGACAGCTCCGCCTCCGCGTCCGGCCCCGGCCCCAACAGCCCCACGCCACAGGCGCCTTCGCCCGTACGGCTGTGCACCGATCTCATCTCCTACTGGGCCGAACAGGACCTTGCGGGCAGCCGCTGGGCCGGGCTCGACTGGGAGCAGAAGGGGCTCTCCAACCAACAGTACGAGATCTACGACGACATCGTCCACGCCGCGCGCGCCGAGCGGCGGCGGCATGGCACCCCGGCCGCCAAAGCGCTGATCAAACGCCTGGCCGAGCGCCGCTGCGCGGCCGCGAACGGCGCCACCCACAGCTCCGAGAACTGGCGCCCGCCCACCTGAGCCCCGCCCGTCCGGCACCCCCGCCGGGGCACCGGACCGACGTCGGCAGTCGTAACACTCCGTAACACTGACGCAATATAAGATCGCATTTTCGCCACTCACCGCGCCCCTGAACTCGATCTTTCTCCGCTCGCCCGCACACGGCCGTTCGCGCATCGCTCACCAGTCCCCCGCACTCCTTAGCGGAACTGCATCTTCTCAGGATCCGGACCTAATGGTTGGATCAGATTCGCCCTATTCATCCCTTACGTTCCGCTACACGGACATCCCGGGGTGACGCGCGTCATAACAAGACAGTCACATCATCGTCTGGACCTCTGCCACCGGTCGCGCCCCGCGCTTAGAGTCACAGCCAGTCACGGCCCTGTGGGGTGTACGCCGCACCCGCACGGCCATTCCAGGTTCATCCGGCGAGGACACGGCACCCCATGAACCCGGGGTGCCGGGCCAGCGAAAGGATTCCTCGTGCGACACCGTTCCTTGCTCATCATCACGACCGCGATCACCGCGGGCGCCCTCACGCTCAGCGCCTGCGGGTCGCGCGACGACAAAGACGACAGTGGCGGCAAGGACAGCAAGACGACCGTGGTCATCGGTGTCGACGCCCCGCTCACCGGCTCGCTGTCCGCCCTCGGCCAGGGCATCAAGAACTCCGTCGACCTCGCGGCCAAGGTGGCCAACAAGAACAACGAGGTCGACGGGGTCACCTTCAAGGTCAAGTCCTTCGACGACCAGGCCGTGCCCTCCTCCGGCAAGGCGAACGCGACCTCGATGGTCGACGACGAGGACATCCTCGGCGCCGTCGGGCCGCTCAACTCGGGCGTCGCCCAGTCCATGCAGGGCGTCTTCGACCGGGCCGACCTCGCCCAGGTCTCCCCCGCCAACACCAACCCGGCCCTCAGCCAGGGTGACGACTGGGCGTCGGGCAAGAAGTCGCGCCCGTTCAAGACCTACTTCCGCACCGCGACCACCGACATCATCCAGGGCCGCTTCGCCGCGCAGTACTACTACAAGGACGCGAAGAAGCGGAAGGTGTTCGTCATCGACGACAAGCAGGCGTACGGCAACGGCCTCGCGACCATCTTCGCCGAGGAGTTCAAGCGCCTCGGCGGCAAGGTCGTCGGCCGGGACCACCTGACCGTCAAGGAGACCGACTTCTCCGGCATCTCCAGCAAGGTCAAGTCCACCGGCGCCGACTCCGTCTACTTCGGCGGTCAGTACCCCGAGGGCGGACTGCTGTCCGACCAGGTCAAGCAGGCCGGCGCGCAGGTCCCGATCATGGGCGGCGACGGCATCTACGACCCCGCCTTCATCAAGGCGTCGGGCACCAACAACGACGGTGACCTCGCCACCTCCGTCGGCTACCCGGTCGAGCAGCTCGACTCCGCCAAGACCTTCGTGAAGAACTACGGGGAGCAGCACTACAAGGACCCGTACGCGGCCTACGGCGGCTACTCCTACGACGCCGGCTGGGCCATCATCCAGGCCGTCAAGGCCGTCGTCGAGGACAACGACGGCAAGCTCCCGGACGACGCCCGCGCCAAGATCACCGAGGCGCTCGGCAAGGTCTCCTTCGACGGCGTCACCGGCAAGGTCTCCTTCGACCAGTACGGCGACACCACCAACAAGCAGCTGACCGTCTACAAGGTCACCAAGGGCGCCTGGAAGTCCGTGAAGAGCGAGACCTTCAAGGACTGACTCCCGGCGGCGATCCGCACACCCACGAAACGAATCCGCGCGAGGGCGTACACCATCGCCCTCGCGCGGCGTCATATCCGACACGCTCATCGGAGGCCCTGCGGTGCACGAACTGCCGCAAACGCTGGTCAACGGCCTGACCCTTGGCGCCCTCTACGGCTTGATCGCCATCGGGTACACCATGGTCTACGGCATCGTCCAGCTCATCAACTTCGCCCACGGCGAGATCTTCATGATCGGGGGCTTCGGGGCCCTCACCATCTACATCTGGCTGCCCAGCGGCACCGCGCTCTCCCTCGCCCTGCCCCTCATGCTGATCGGCGGCGTCATCGCCTCGGTCGCCATCGCCACCGCGGCGGAACGCTTCGCCTACCGGCCCCTGCGCGGCGGACCCCGGCTCGCCCCCCTGATCACCGCGATCGGTCTGTCCATCGCGCTGCAGCAGGCCGTCTGGGCCTTCTACCCCGACGCCAAGAAGCCCCGCAGCTTCCCGCAGTTCGAAGGCTCCTCGTTCGAGATCTTCAGCAATCTCCACATCCAGCGCGGCGACGCCTTCCTCCTCATAGCCGCCCCGGTGTGCATGCTCGCCCTCGGGCTGTTCGTCTCCAAGAGCCGCGCCGGCCGCGCCATGCAGGCCACCGCACAGGACCCCGACACCGCCAAGCTCATGGGCATCAACACCGACCGCATCATCGTGATGGCCTTCGCCATCGGCGGTGCGTTCGCCGCCGTCGCCGCCCTCTCCCACGGGCTCAAGTACGGCCAGATCAACTTCGAGATGGGCTTCATCGCCGGCCTCAAGGCGTTCACCGCCGCCGTGCTCGGCGGCATCGGCAACATCTACGGCGCCATGCTCGGCGGCGTCGTCCTCGGCATCGTCGAGGCGCTGGCCATCAAGTACATCCAGGACATCCCCGGGATGGACCAACTCGGCGGCGGCGCCTGGAAGGACGTATGGGCCTTCACCCTGCTCATCGTCGTCCTGCTGGTCAGGCCACAGGGCCTGCTCGGCGAACGCGTCGCGGACCGGGCGTGAGGGAGTGAACCGATGACCACCGACAAGACCCAGCCCACCCCCGTGAACGAGGCCGAGGCCGGCGCCACCGTGCCGCGCACCACCCTGCTCCGCGCCCTCACCGCGGCAGGCGGCGCCGCCGCCGTCGTCTCCACCTTCCTCGCCTGGACCTGGACCGCCGAATTCCCCGGCGACCTGACCGTCTACGGGTACCCGGGCGGACTCCAGCTCCTCACCCTCGTCCTCGGCATCGCCACCGCCGTCTTCGCGCTGGCCGCCCTCGACCTGAAGGGCCTGCGCTGGCTCACCCCCAGCGGCTCCACCCAAGCCCTGCGGATGCTGGCCCTCGGCACCTTCGCCGTCACCTGGTTCACCGTCATCTCCATCGCCGTGGACCTGGACGGCCTGGTCAACCTCGAACCCGGCGGCTGGATCGCCGCGGTGGTGACCGCCGCCCCCGTGGCCACCACCTTCCTGCTCCCGGACGACACCCGCCCCCTGTGCCGCCCCAAGGAGCTGCCCTCCTGGGCCGACATCCTGATCATCGCGGGCGTCTTCGCCCTCGGCCTCTACGTGGTCAACTACGGCATCCAGACCGACGCCGACCACCCCGAGCCGTTCATCGGCTACCTCATCGCCGTCGCGTTCGCCGCCGTCGCCCTCGTCAAGGCCGGGCTCGTCAACCGGATCAGCGAGCTCACCAGCGCCTACCGCTCCACCACCCTGGTCGCGGCACTGATCACCGCGATCGTCTTCCCCTTCTTCCAGGACAAGTCCAGCTTCACCGAACTCGGCGTCAACATCGCGATCTTCGCGACCGTCGCCCTCGGCCTGAACATCGTCGTCGGCCTCGCCGGCCTCCTGGACCTCGGATACGTCGCCTTCCTCGGCGTCGGCGCCTACACCGCCGCCCTGGTCTCCGGATCCACCGCCTCGACCATCGACGTCAGGTTCCCCTTCTGGGCCGCCGTCATCACCGGCGGTGTGGTCTCGCTGATCTTCGGTGTGGTCATCGGCGCCCCCACCCTGCGGCTGCGCGGCGACTACCTCGCCATCGTCACCCTCGGCTTCGGAGAGATCTTCCGTCTCGCCATGCTGAACCTCGACGGCACCTCAGGACCCTCCGTCACCAACGGCCCCGACGGCATCCCCAACATCCCGCCGCTGGAGATCTTCGGGTTCAACTTCAACGACGACCACAACATCGCCGGCCTCAGCCTCGACTCCAACGGCAACTACTACCTGCTGATGCTGCT contains:
- the polA gene encoding DNA polymerase I, with protein sequence MAEKASKKTAAPAPDRTGEDRPRLLLLDGHSLAYRAFFALPAENFNTTTGQTTNAIYGFTSMLANTLRDEQPTHLAVAFDVSRKTWRSEQFTEYKANRSKSPDEFKGQVELIGELLDAMNITRFAVDGFEADDVIATLATQAEEQGFDVLIVTGDRDSFQLVTDHVTVLYPTKGVSELTRFTPGKVHEKYGLTPAQYPDFAALRGDPSDNLPGIPGVGEKTAAKWINQFGSFKELVERVDEVKGKVGEKLRDHLESVKLNRQLTELVRDVELAAGPEGLGRTPYDREALSVILDALEFRHQNFRDRIMAVDPGAAADEPAAAEPGIAVDGVVLGAGELAPWLESHRDAPLGLATVDTWALGSGSVSEIALATGSGPAAFFDPSQLDEADERAFAEWIADPDRPKVLHNAKGIMRVFAEHGWSVAGVTMDTALAAYLVKPGRRSFELDALSVEYLGRELSPAVAADSGQLAFGADDEAERDALMIKARTILDLGEAFGGRLKDVGAAGLLHDMELPVSELLARMERSGIAADRGWLERMEQQFAAAVQHAVQEAHAAVGHEFNLGSPKQLQEVLFGELGLPKTKKTKTGYTTDADALAWLAAQTDHELPVIMLRHREQARLRSTVEGLIKTIAPGGRIHTTFNQTVAATGRLSSTDPNLQNIPVRTDEGRAIRRGFVVGDGFESLMTADYSQIELRVMAHLSEDEGLIEAFTSGEDLHTTVASQVFSVDKSAVDPEMRRKIKAMSYGLAYGLSAFGLSQQLGITPDEARKLMENFFERFGGVRDYLQRVVEEARATGYTETMLGRRRYLPDLTSDNRQRREMAERMALNAPIQGTAADIVKIAMLKVDAALTREKLSSRMLLQVHDEIVLEIASGERERVEELVRREMTGAFNLSAPLDVSVGSGSDWESAAH
- a CDS encoding FdhF/YdeP family oxidoreductase produces the protein MAAKPPAGDPIQDAPEVTPPQHAAAGLPAVGHSLRIAQQQMGVRRTALTLLRVNQKNGFDCPGCAWPEPDKRHAAEFCENGAKAVAEEATLRRVTPDFFAAHPVADLATRSGYWLGQQGRLTQPMYLDEGAERYEPVSWDRAFDIIGDELTALDSPDEAVFYTSGRTSNEAAFLYQLFAREFGTNNLPDCSNMCHESSGSALTETLGVGKGSVLLEDLYQADLIIVAGQNPGTNHPRMLSALEKAKAGGAKIISINPLPEAGLERFKNPQNARGIAGGGTALTDLFLQIRLGGDQALFRLLNKLILETEGATDEEFIGEHTHGFEEFAKAARDADWDETLRATGLDRADIDSALRMVLDSQRTIVCWAMGLTQHKHSVPTIREVVNFLLLRGNVGRPGAGVCPVRGHSNVQGDRTMGIFERPAPAFLDALEREFGFAPPREHGFDVVRAIRALRDGQAKVFFAMGGNFVAASPDTEVTEDAMRAARLTVHVSTKLNRSHVVTGARALILPTLGRTEADLQGGGPQFVTVEDSMGMVHASRGRLEPASSHLLSEPAIVCRLARRVLGPESHTPWEEFEKDYARIRDRIAAVIPGFEDFNARVSDPSGFALPHAPRDSRSFPTTTGKANFTAAPVEYPKAPEGRLLLQTLRSHDQYNTTIYGLDDRYRGIKNGRRVVLVHPEDAQELGFADGSYADLVSEWTDGTERRATGFRVIHYPTARGCAASYYPETNVLVPLDATADTSNTPASKSVVVRLEQTPPA
- a CDS encoding hotdog fold thioesterase, which encodes MGEQTSVKFPQEVIDEYAALGVDLPALFSAGHLGTRMGVQILEASADRVVATMPVEGNTQPYGLLHGGASAVLAETLGSVGSMLHGGSGRIAVGVDLNCTHHRGVRSGLVTGVATPVHRGRSTATYEIVISDEQDRRVCTARLTCLLREVDEAGQAKTVAEVTEAKERGEA
- a CDS encoding branched-chain amino acid ABC transporter substrate-binding protein — its product is MRHRSLLIITTAITAGALTLSACGSRDDKDDSGGKDSKTTVVIGVDAPLTGSLSALGQGIKNSVDLAAKVANKNNEVDGVTFKVKSFDDQAVPSSGKANATSMVDDEDILGAVGPLNSGVAQSMQGVFDRADLAQVSPANTNPALSQGDDWASGKKSRPFKTYFRTATTDIIQGRFAAQYYYKDAKKRKVFVIDDKQAYGNGLATIFAEEFKRLGGKVVGRDHLTVKETDFSGISSKVKSTGADSVYFGGQYPEGGLLSDQVKQAGAQVPIMGGDGIYDPAFIKASGTNNDGDLATSVGYPVEQLDSAKTFVKNYGEQHYKDPYAAYGGYSYDAGWAIIQAVKAVVEDNDGKLPDDARAKITEALGKVSFDGVTGKVSFDQYGDTTNKQLTVYKVTKGAWKSVKSETFKD
- a CDS encoding branched-chain amino acid ABC transporter permease; the encoded protein is MHELPQTLVNGLTLGALYGLIAIGYTMVYGIVQLINFAHGEIFMIGGFGALTIYIWLPSGTALSLALPLMLIGGVIASVAIATAAERFAYRPLRGGPRLAPLITAIGLSIALQQAVWAFYPDAKKPRSFPQFEGSSFEIFSNLHIQRGDAFLLIAAPVCMLALGLFVSKSRAGRAMQATAQDPDTAKLMGINTDRIIVMAFAIGGAFAAVAALSHGLKYGQINFEMGFIAGLKAFTAAVLGGIGNIYGAMLGGVVLGIVEALAIKYIQDIPGMDQLGGGAWKDVWAFTLLIVVLLVRPQGLLGERVADRA
- a CDS encoding branched-chain amino acid ABC transporter permease, whose translation is MTTDKTQPTPVNEAEAGATVPRTTLLRALTAAGGAAAVVSTFLAWTWTAEFPGDLTVYGYPGGLQLLTLVLGIATAVFALAALDLKGLRWLTPSGSTQALRMLALGTFAVTWFTVISIAVDLDGLVNLEPGGWIAAVVTAAPVATTFLLPDDTRPLCRPKELPSWADILIIAGVFALGLYVVNYGIQTDADHPEPFIGYLIAVAFAAVALVKAGLVNRISELTSAYRSTTLVAALITAIVFPFFQDKSSFTELGVNIAIFATVALGLNIVVGLAGLLDLGYVAFLGVGAYTAALVSGSTASTIDVRFPFWAAVITGGVVSLIFGVVIGAPTLRLRGDYLAIVTLGFGEIFRLAMLNLDGTSGPSVTNGPDGIPNIPPLEIFGFNFNDDHNIAGLSLDSNGNYYLLMLLVTIVVVLIFSRAGNSRIGRAWVAIREDETAATAMGINGFRVKLVAFALGATLAGVAGAVWAHFQSTVVPEQYVFAGPVPPNSTFLVAAVILGGMGTIGGPLLGATLLYLIPKKLEFLQDYQLLAFGIALILLMRFRPEGIVPNRRQQLEYHETGQLDVPGATGLKDGAIGVTKAEA